A window of Methylobacterium bullatum genomic DNA:
CTTCGGTGCCGCGAGCGCGAGGTGCCGGCTCCCCCCATACACGACCTCCGCCGCGTCGAGGGCGGCGGTGGCGGCGGGGCCGAGGCCCGCCCGCCCGTCCTCGCCGATCCCGATGATGGTGAGCCAGGGTGGAACGCTCGACAGCGGGACGTCGCTCATGGAGAAGGCATCCTTTCGGAACCATGGCGGGCGAACGAACGACGATGCGGCTTCTGATCCTCGGCGGCACCAGCGAGGCGAGCGCTCTGGTGAAGGGGCTCGATCCGAGAATTGACGCGACCTTGTCGCTGGCCGGCCGTACCAGCGCGCCGAAGCGCGAGCCGGTCCCCACCCGTATCGGCGGTTTCGGCGGCCCTGAGGGTCTCGCCACCTGGATCGCCGAGAACCGGATCGAGGCGGTGATCGACGCCACGCATCCGTTCGCGGCGCGGATTGGTCGCAACGCGGCGCTCGCCTGCGAAAGGACCGGCGTGGCGCTCCTCGCCATCCGCCGCCCGGCCTGGGAGCAGCGGCCGGGGGATCGCTGGACCGAGGTCGAGACCATGGCGGAGGCCGCCCTCGCCCTCGGCGAGATGCCCCGGCGCGTGTTTCTGACGATCGGCCGCCTCGAAGTCGGCGCCTTCTCGGCCGCGCCGCAGCACGATTACGTGGTCCGCGCCATCGAGCCGATCGGCGACGCCCTGCCGGTGCCGCACCTCACCGAGATCGCCGCGCGCGGCCCCTTCGACGAGGTGGCCGAAGCGGCCTTTCTCGCCGAGGGGCAAATCGAGATCTTGGTCACCAAGAATTCCGGCGGCCCCGCCACCTACGGCAAGATCGCCGCCGCCCGTGTTCTTGGTTTGCCGGTGGTGATCGTGCGCCCGCCCGATAAGCCGGATGTCGACAGCGTGCCCGATGCCGAGGGTGCGTTGGCGTGGCTGCGGGAGCGCCTGAACCACTGAAGCCCAACCCTGAACCTCATCCTGAGGTGCCCGCGAAGCGGGCCTCGAAGGAGCCCTCCAGTCAGCACTGCAAGAACTGGAGGGCTCCTTCGAGGCCTTCGCTCCGCTGCGGCACCTCAGGATGAGGTGGATTGGTTGGAGAGACGGGGTTGGCACCGCGTGGCCCACCCTCACGCCGGCACGCTGCGCGGGGTGTAGACGAAGGGCGTCGCGTCACCGCGCGGGATCAGACGGGTGGCGGATGCACCGATGATGACCATCGTCGCCATGTCCGCCTTCGTCTCCCGTGCCTGCGCCAGGGTGAGGATTCGGATCGCCTCGTCCGGGCGGGAGACCGCACGGGCGAAAATGACTGGCGTCTCCGGTGCGCGGTGGTCGGCGGCGAGACCGAGGGCCGCGCCGAGCTGCCAGGGCCGGGCCGAGGAGATCGGGTTGTAGAGCGAGATCACGAAGTCCGCCCGCAGCACCGCCTCCAACCGGGCGGTGATGACCTCCCAGGGCTTGAGGTTGTCGGACAGTGACATCGCGCAGAAATCGCCGCCCAGCGGCGCGCCGAGGCGGGCGGCGGCCGCCAGCATCGCCGTGATGCCGGGCTCGACGGTGATGGAGAGGTGACGCCATGCCGGGTCGCCGGTCTCCACCGCCTCGAAGATCGCCGCCGCCATGGCGAAGACCCCCGGATCGCCGCCGGACACCACCGCGACCCGGCGGCCGGCGGCAGCGAGCCGGAGGGCATGGCCGGCGCGGTCGATCTCGACGCGGTTGTCGCTGGCGTGTTTCGTCAGCCCCGGACGGTCGGGCACGCGGCCGACGTAGGGGATGTAGCCGATGAGGTCCTGCGCCTGCGCCAGGGCTTCGCTCGCCGCCTGGGTGAGGAGACGCGGATCGCCCGGCCCGAGTCCGACGACCGTGACGGAGCCGGTCACGGGCGGCGCCCCTCGCCGGGCACCAGAACCATCGAGAAGTAGGGGGCGTCATCGTCCGGCTTCTCGGCCAGCGCGACCACTTTCTCGCCGGCCATGGTGCCGCGTTCCACATAGACCGCGCGGTCGAGGAGGCCGGTCTCGGCCAACGCCTTGCGCACCTTCGGCAGGTGGCGGCCGAGTTTCATGATGACGGCGGCGTCGGTGATGCGCAGGCGCTCCACCAGGGCGTCATGGCCCAGCGTCGCCGGGAGGATCGTCAGCACATCGTCGCCCCAGGTGATCGGGGTTCCGGCCCTGGTCCAGCAGCCGGACATGCCGGTGACGCCGGGCACCACCTCCACCGGGAAACGGTCCTTCAGGCGGCGCCACAGATGCATGAACGAGCCGTAGAAGAACGGATCGCCCTCCGACAGGATCGCCACGTCGCGCCCGGCCCCGAGATGGTCGGCGATCCGCGTCGCCGCATCGTCGTAGAAGGACGCGAGGGCGGAGACGTACTCGACATGCTCGGGGGGAAGCTCGGTGGTGTAGGGATAGACCAGCGGCATCTCGCGGGCGGGATCGCGCATCACCGCATCGGCGATGGTGCGGGAATTGCCGCGCCGGCCCTTCTTGCAGAAATGCACCAGCACCGGAGCCTCGGCCAGGAGCTTCATGGCGCGGACGGTGAGATAATCCGGGTCGCCCGGTCCCATCCCGACGCCATAGAGGGTGCCGGTGGTGACCTGTCGCGGGATCTCGGTGACGTCCGCCGGCTCGGCGGGGGGAAGCCGCTCGCTCGAATCCATCACTCGATCTCGTTGGCGAGGGCGTTGATCGCGGAGGCGGTCATGGCGCTGCCGCCGCGCCTTCCGTGAACGACGATGAAGGGCACCCGACCGTCGCGGGCGAGGGCCTCCTTCGATTCCGCGGCCCCCACGAAGCCGACGGGGATGCCGATGACCGCCGCCGGAGGGGCGACGCCTTCATCGAGCAGTTCGAGCAGCCGGAACAGGGCGGTCGGCGCATTGCCGACGGCGACGATGCTGCCGGGAAGATGCTCGCGCCAGAGTTCCATGGCGGCGGCCGTGCGGGTCGTGTTCATCTCGGCGGCGAGGCCGGGCACGCGCGGGTCGGTGAGGGTGCAGATCACCCGGTTGTCGGCGGGAAGGCGCGAGCGGGTGACGCCGTCGGCGACCATGCGCACGTCGCACAGGATCGGTGCGCCGGCCTTGAGCGCGGCCTCGCCGCGGGCGGCGAAATCCTCGGAAGCTTCCACGTCCTTGGGCAGGTCGGTCATGCCGCAGGCATGAATCATCCGCACGACGACGCGTTCGGCGGTGCCGGAGAAGCGGGCGAGGTCGGCCTCGGCGCGGATCATGGCGAAGGAGCGGGCGTAGATCGCCTGTCCGTCGCGCAGATAGTCGAGGCGCGAACTCATGTCGGTGTCCTGAAAGCGTGGGCGAGGGTGTCGGGATAGGCCGGATCGGCCCTCCTTACGCGCTCCAGCGCCGCGTCGAAAGTGAGGAGCGTCGCCGGCAACGCATCGGGCCGGCCGTCGAGGACGATGCCATAGAGGCCATCGCGCCCGACCAGGGTGAGCGAGGCGGCGGCAGGATGGGCACAGCCCTTGGCGCAGCCGGAGATATGGGCCGACAGTCCTCGCACCGAGAAGGCCTCGAAGGCGTCGGCCAGCCTCGCCGCGTCGGCCAGGGTCGGAGTCGACCCCGAGGCGCAGGCCGGTGCGCCAGGGCAGGCGGCCACCGCGCCGCGCGGATCGCCGGGCTCCGTCAGAAAGCCTGCCGCCGCGAGGGTGGTTCGCACCGTCGCTGCCGCCGCCGCGTCGGGGGCGACGAGGAGAGCCCCCCGCGTCGACGAGAGCCGTAGGGGCTCCGCGCCGAGGGATTCGGTGGCATCGGCGAGGGATTCCAGCATGTCCGCCGTGCAGCGGCCGAAGGGCGCGTCTACCAGGATGGCGATGGACGTACTTTCGTTCGGGCGTGAAGCGCGGCGGGGCTCCCTCTCCTGGACGGAGAAGGTTGGGGTGAGGTGTGTCACCGCTTCGGATGTGGACCACACCTCACCCTGTCCCTCTCCTTCCAGGAGAGGGGACTCGTGCTGCCTGCGCGCGGTGAGGGGACGTGAGTTCAGGGGAATGAGGCCGGGGCGCGGGAGCGGAGCGCCGTCCGGGGCCGCTGCGGGGCGCAGGCCCAGGCCGAGGGCCAAGTCGCTCCTCTCCGAGGAGGTTAGATCCCGCATCCGGCGCTGCCCGCTCCCAGCGAGCCGGCGCAGGGCGGCGTCGAGGGCAGCCAGCACGTCGTCGGCCGGGACATCCCACCAAGCCGCGTCGCCTGCGAGTTGCAACGCCAAGCCGTCCGCCGTGGCGACGAGATGGCAATCCGGCTGGGCCCCGCCGAGGCAGGCGCCGGACTCCGCCGCCTCGATGGCGACCAGTGCCTTGGGCGGCAGGCCGGGGATCGCCAGCCCGATCACCTCGATCGACCGGGCCAGGGTCGGAATGTCGATGGCCGTCGCTTCTAGGCCGGCGAGCGGCGCGGTCAGGGTGAGCCGCTGCGGCCCGCCATCGCCACGTACATCGTCGAGCGCGGCCGCGCCGAAGGCCTCCGCGAGGCCGCAGCGGGTAGCCTCGGTGACGCCCCGGACCTGCAGATTCGCCCGCGCCGTCACGTCGATATGGCCGTTGCCGAAGCGGCGCGCGCCTTCCGCCACCGTCCGCGCCTGGGCTGGCGTCAGGATACCCAGCGGTGGATGCACACGGGCAAGCAGTCCATCCCCCGTCGGCATCGGCCGGGCGAGGCTCGGGCACCAGCCCCGGCGTGCGGGCTCCGGCGAGACGCGGCGCGGCGCGCTCATTCGGCCGCCTCCGGCATCAGTTCGTCGGCGGCCATGGCGTTGCGGCGGGTGGTCCAGAGACCGCGCCGGCGCGCTTCGTCGAACCGTTCGAGGATGGCGCGGGCGGCATCGGGATTGGCCGCGCGCAGGGCATCGAACATATCGAGATCTGCGATCATCGCGCCGTAGAGCCGGTCGAGATCGGCGTCGGAGATGGCGTCCGTGGAGGCTGCGAGGACGAAGACCGCGTCGATCCCCTGTGCCAGTTCCTGGGCGCCGCGATAGCCGTGGCGCAACTGCGCCGTGATCCAGCGCGGGTTCGCGAGCTTGGCGCGGATGAGGCGTGCCGCATCCTCGCGGGCGGTGCGCGCCTTGGGTTTCTCCGGGTCGGCGACGTCGAGGCTGTAGAGCGCGGGAGCGCGTCCCCCGAGCGCGGCGGCGGCGGAGAACCCGCCCATGGCATCGGCCGCGGCATCGCCGTCGAGGAGGTCGCGTTCGGCGACGTCGAAGGCGTGGACATAGGCATCGGCCTGCGCGACGCGGGCGGGGAAGCCCGCATCGGCCTTGTCCTCGGTCCCGCCATAGGCATGCGAGGTGGCGTCGAGATACGCCCGGCCGAGATCGTCGCGGCTCTGCCAGGCTCCGTCGAGGGCGAGTTCGCCGGCACCGGCGCCGTAGCGGCCGGGCGCTGCGCCGTAGACGCGGGCGGAGGGCTCGCCCCGGCGGCGCGCGGCGGCGAGCGGATTCTCGTCGTCCTCCTCGTCGCGCTCGCCGACGGCAGATGCCGCGCGGGCGAGGAGGGAGAGGGTTTCGGGAAAGGTGTCGCGGAACGCGCCCGACACGCGCAAGGTCACGTCGATGCGCGGTCGGTCGAGGAGGGCCAGCGGCATCACCTCGAAACCGGTGACGCGGGTCGAGGCATGGTCCCAGGTCGGGCGCACGCCCATGAGTGCCAGGGCATGCGCCACGTCCTCGCCGCCGGTGCGCAGGGTCGGCGAGGCCCAGAGATCCATGACGATGCGGGCCGGGTATTCGCCCTCGTCCTGCAGGTAGCGCCGCACCACCGCATCGGCGGCTTTCGAGCCGAGCAGGGTGGCGGCCCGCGTCGGCAGGCTGCGCGGATCCAGTGTGGTGAGGTTGCGCCCCGTGGGCATCACGTCGGTGCGGCCGCGCGAGGGCGAGCCGGCGGGGCCGGGGGGAACGAAGCGTCCGTCGAGGGCCGCCAGCAGCCCCTCGCGCTCG
This region includes:
- the cobJ gene encoding Precorrin-3B C(17)-methyltransferase; the encoded protein is MTGSVTVVGLGPGDPRLLTQAASEALAQAQDLIGYIPYVGRVPDRPGLTKHASDNRVEIDRAGHALRLAAAGRRVAVVSGGDPGVFAMAAAIFEAVETGDPAWRHLSITVEPGITAMLAAAARLGAPLGGDFCAMSLSDNLKPWEVITARLEAVLRADFVISLYNPISSARPWQLGAALGLAADHRAPETPVIFARAVSRPDEAIRILTLAQARETKADMATMVIIGASATRLIPRGDATPFVYTPRSVPA
- the cobK gene encoding Precorrin-6A reductase, whose amino-acid sequence is MRLLILGGTSEASALVKGLDPRIDATLSLAGRTSAPKREPVPTRIGGFGGPEGLATWIAENRIEAVIDATHPFAARIGRNAALACERTGVALLAIRRPAWEQRPGDRWTEVETMAEAALALGEMPRRVFLTIGRLEVGAFSAAPQHDYVVRAIEPIGDALPVPHLTEIAARGPFDEVAEAAFLAEGQIEILVTKNSGGPATYGKIAAARVLGLPVVIVRPPDKPDVDSVPDAEGALAWLRERLNH
- the cobI gene encoding Precorrin-2 C(20)-methyltransferase — its product is MDSSERLPPAEPADVTEIPRQVTTGTLYGVGMGPGDPDYLTVRAMKLLAEAPVLVHFCKKGRRGNSRTIADAVMRDPAREMPLVYPYTTELPPEHVEYVSALASFYDDAATRIADHLGAGRDVAILSEGDPFFYGSFMHLWRRLKDRFPVEVVPGVTGMSGCWTRAGTPITWGDDVLTILPATLGHDALVERLRITDAAVIMKLGRHLPKVRKALAETGLLDRAVYVERGTMAGEKVVALAEKPDDDAPYFSMVLVPGEGRRP
- the cobH gene encoding Precorrin-8X methylmutase, with amino-acid sequence MSSRLDYLRDGQAIYARSFAMIRAEADLARFSGTAERVVVRMIHACGMTDLPKDVEASEDFAARGEAALKAGAPILCDVRMVADGVTRSRLPADNRVICTLTDPRVPGLAAEMNTTRTAAAMELWREHLPGSIVAVGNAPTALFRLLELLDEGVAPPAAVIGIPVGFVGAAESKEALARDGRVPFIVVHGRRGGSAMTASAINALANEIE